A stretch of DNA from Streptobacillus ratti:
ATTATCTGCAATTAGGACATTTTTTAAATATTTACTTGAAAATGATTATATTATTGAAAATAAGGCTGTATATATATCAACACCTAAATTTGAAAAACCATTACCTAATTTTTTAACTAAAGAAGATATAGATAAATTAAGAAGTGTAATTAAATTAGAAAAAATAACAGGATTAAGAGATAGAGCTATAATAGAACTTCTTTATTCAAGTGGATTACGTTCAATGGAATTACTTGATTTAACAGAATATACTATAGATTTGAAAAATATGGAATTAAGAGTTATAGGTAAAGGTAATAAAGAAAGAATATCTTTTTTTAGTAATAATGCTCAAAAATATATATCAGAATATATTGAAAGAAAGAAAAAAGAATACAAAAACTATAATAAAGATGTTATATTTGTCAATAAAGATGGAAATAAATTAGATTCAAGATCTTTAAGAAGATTAATAACAAAATATTCTATTAAAGCTGGGATAAATAAAGAGGTAACACCTCATATATTTAGACATAGTTTTGCAACTGAGTTATTAAATCAAGGTGTTGATATTAGGTTTGTTCAAGAATTACTTGGACATAGTAGTATAGCAACAACTCAATTTTATACTCATATAAGTAAGAATATATTAAAGGATGCGTATATGAAATCACATCCTTTTGCTACTAAAAAATAGGAGAAAAAATGGAAAAAAAATGTAAAGGTTGTGGTGTTAAACTACAATCAGACGATTCAAAGCTTGAAGGATATGTACCATATGAAAAATTGATTTCAAGTGATAAAATAATTTGCAAAAGATGTTTTAGGTTAAAACATTATGGTGAAAATTTAGAAAAAGAGGAAGATAAATTAAGTTATCAAATAGAAGTAAAAAAAGCTATTAAAGAGGCAGATATAGTAATGCCTATATTTGATATTATTGACTTTGAATCTTCATTTACTACTGAAATCATAGATTTACTTGAAGATAAAACCATACTTGCTGTGATAAATAAAATAGATTTATTACCTGGATATATACATGTAGCCGAAGTATCTAAATGGGTTAAATATTATTTTTCAGAAAATAATGTATATCCTGAAGATATAGCATTTATTTCTGCTAAGAATAAATATGGAGTTAATGGTATATTTAGAAAAATACAATATATAGCCAAAAATATTTTGAAAAAGAATTTGGATAGCAATATTAAGATTGCTGTAATAGGTGTATCAAATGTTGGTAAATCTAATTTAATAAATTTATTACTTGAAAAAAATATTAGTACAGTATCTAAATTTTCTGGAACTACAAAAAAAATGTTAGTAAATAAGAAAAAAACTAAGGAATATATGTTGACAATAATAGATACTCCTGGATTAATTCCTGATGGTAGATTATCTGATTTATTAAATTCAGATATATCATATAAATTAGTACCTAGTGGTGAAATTTCAAGAAAAACATATAGACTTAAAGAAAAACAAGTATTCATGTTTGAAAATTTAGCATATTTTGAAATTAATAACATACCTGAAAATAAAACGAGTGCTATAATTTCTGCATATGCTTCAAGAGAAGTTAAATTCCATGTTACTAATATGGAAAAAGCAAAAGAATTATTAAAAAATGGATTTTTTAAATTTTTAGATGAAGAAAACTATAATAAATATTTTTCAAATGAGTTTATAAAAAATACTTACACAATAGAGGAAAATGAAGATTTTGTATTTGCTGGACTTGGATATATTGAAGTTAAAAGAGGTCCATTAGAAATTACTGCATATTATCCAAAAGGAGTAAAAACATTAGTAAGAAAGAGTATATCAAAAAATTCTGATTTTGAAGAAGAACTAGATGAGGATGATTTATGTTGGTAAAAATTTTAAGAAAAATAATAGTGGTTTTAATATTATTAATATTATCTTATTGTTACTCAACTAATAAAATATATAATTCAAGTACTAAAGAAATGGTAATTAAATAATGAAAGTTGCAGTATTAGGAAGTAGCAGTAGTGGTAATTCAACATTTGTAGAAGTCGGTGGAGTAAAATTACTAGTAGATGTAGGTTTTAGTTTAAAGAAAATAATTGAAAAACTTGAAAGTATAAATGAAAAATTAGAAGATATTTATGCTGTTTTCATAACACATGAACATATAGACCATGTTAAGTCATTAGGACCATTACTTAGAAAAACAAATGCACAAGTATATATACATGAAGATTCATATAATGTTATAAAATCAAAATTAGGTAAATATGATGAAGAAAGAATAATATTTTTAAATAAAAGAGAAGTATATATTGAAAATGCGTGTATAATAAATTTTGATTTAACACATGATGCCGAACATTGTCTAGGTTATTCATTTATAGAAAATAATAAAAAGTTTGTATATATAACGGATGCTGGATATGTTACTAAAGCTATGGAGCTTCAATGTCAAAATGCAGATGTAATAGCTATAGAAAGTAATTATGATTATGACTTATTAATGTCTGGATCTTATCCTTGGGATATAAAAAGTAGAATTAAGGGTAAATTTGGTCATTTGAGTAATCAAGATTGCTTGAAGTTATTAAGAAATAGTTATACAGAAAAATTAAAGAAAATATTTTTAATGCACTTAAGTGAAGAAAATAATATGCCATCACTTGCAATTCATAATATAAAAAAAGAGTATAAGAAAATTGATATAGAAGTTTCAGATGAAAATGTTACTAGTATTTTTGAAATTTAGGGGGAAGTATGTGGAAAGAATTAGAATATAGGATTAGAACATTAAGTGTTTATAGAAACTATAAAGGTAATGAAGAAATTATGTTAGGTCAAGGAAACAAAGAATCTAAAATAATGTTGATATTACCTGATGTAGAAAAAGAAGCTTTAGATAATGGAAATATACTTGATAGTAATAATGGTAAAGTTATACAAAATATTTTTAAATATTTAGGTATAGATACTGATAATATATATATTACTTCATTATATAAATTAGATAAAAATTTTATTAGATATGATTTAAATTCTATAGAAGAATTATTAGATGTCCTTATAACAGAAATTATGTATGTTAATCCAAAATATATAGTAACTGTAGGTGAAGAGGTCTTTAATATATTAATATCAGATGCTTTAGGTAAAGATAATAAAAAAATGAATGTAAATATAAATAAGTGTGTTGGAAATATTTATGAATATTTTGAAAAAGTCCTAATACCTATATATGATGTATCATATATATCAAAAGCAAAAAAAGAAGAAAAATTTAAAATAGTAGAAGTGTTAAAACTAATTAAGGAGAATAAATAAATGATAGGAATTGGAATAGTAGGATTACCAAATGTAGGTAAATCGACGTTGTTTAATGCTATAACAAAAACTCAAAATGCAGAAGCTGCAAATTATCCTTTTGCAACGATTGAACCAAATGTTGGTATAGTTTCTGTGCCAGATAAAAGATTAAATGAAATTGCAGAGATAATTAACCCTAAAAGAATATTGGGAGCTTCAGTAGAATTTGTTGATATAGCAGGATTAGTAAAAGGTGCATCAAGTGGAGAGGGATTAGGTAACCAATTTTTAAGTAATATTAGAAATACTAAAGCTATATGTCAAGTTGTAAGATGTTTTGAAGATGAAAATATTATACATGTTGAAGGAAGTGTAGATCCAATTAGAGATATTGAAATAATTAATAGTGAATTAATACTAGCTGATATAGACACTGTTGAAAAAGCTATAGTAAAAAATTTAAAGCTTTCAAGAACAAATAAAGAAGCTAAAATATTAGTTGATACATTAGAAAAATGTAAAAAAGTATTAGAAGAATACAAGATGTTATCAAGTTTTGATTTTACAGAAGAAGAATTAAATGTAATAAAAACATATCAATTCTTAACATTAAAACCTATGATGTTTGGATTAAATATATCTGAAGATGATTTAGTAAATGGAACTGAAAATGAACATATGAAAAGGGTTAGAGAATATGCTGAAAGTATAAAAGCAGAATGTGTTTCTTTTTCAGCTAAGGTTGAATCAGAATTAATAGAAATAGAAGATGAAGATGAAAGAAATGAATTTATTGAAAGCTTAGGAATAAAAGAACCTAGTTTAAATAGATTTATAAGAGCAGGATTTAAATTACTTGGATTAATTTCATATTTTACTGCTGGAGAACAAGAAGTTAGAGCATGGACTATAGAACAAGGGACTCTTGCTCCTAAAGCAGCAAGTGAAATACATTCTGATATAGAAAGAGGATTTATTAGAGCTGAAGTAGTGGCATATGATAAATTTATTGAATATAAAGGATGGTCAGGTAGTAAAGAAAAAGGTGCAATGAGATTAGAAGGAAAAGAATATTTAGTTAAAGATGGAGATGTAATGTTCTTTAGATTTAATGTGTAAAGGAGAAAAATATATGTATGATTTATTAGTTATTGGATGGGGTAAAGGTGGAAAAACTTTAGCAGGAATTTTAGCAAATAAAGGTAAAAAAGTTGCTATAATAGAAAAAGATTCTAAAATGTATGGTGGTACATGTCCTAATGTAGGTTGTCTTCCAACAAAAGCAATGGTTCATAGATCTAAATTATTAGTTGAAATGGGAGCATTAGGTGTTGAAAGAGATTATGAATTTAATAATATAATATATCAAAATTCATTATCAGAAAAGAAAAAACTTGTTAATAAAGTTAATACAGCTAATTTTAATTTATTAAATAATAATGGAAATGTTACTGTATATAATGGAGAAGCTAAATTTATATCAAATACTGAAGTTATGGTAAATGGTGAAATTTTAAAAAGTAAAAATATAGTAATAAATACAGGTTCTAAAACAAGAATACCTAATATTAAAGGAATAGAAAGTAAAAAAATATTAACTAGTGATGATGCCTTAGAACTTGAAGTATTACCTA
This window harbors:
- the xerA gene encoding site-specific tyrosine recombinase/integron integrase; the encoded protein is MDKLLEKFLYYQEVVLNKSFNTVKSYKKDLEQFIEYLKNNEGIEDFNKVEIFTFRSFIAYLNMELQVNKRSINRKLSAIRTFFKYLLENDYIIENKAVYISTPKFEKPLPNFLTKEDIDKLRSVIKLEKITGLRDRAIIELLYSSGLRSMELLDLTEYTIDLKNMELRVIGKGNKERISFFSNNAQKYISEYIERKKKEYKNYNKDVIFVNKDGNKLDSRSLRRLITKYSIKAGINKEVTPHIFRHSFATELLNQGVDIRFVQELLGHSSIATTQFYTHISKNILKDAYMKSHPFATKK
- a CDS encoding GTPase, which translates into the protein MEKKCKGCGVKLQSDDSKLEGYVPYEKLISSDKIICKRCFRLKHYGENLEKEEDKLSYQIEVKKAIKEADIVMPIFDIIDFESSFTTEIIDLLEDKTILAVINKIDLLPGYIHVAEVSKWVKYYFSENNVYPEDIAFISAKNKYGVNGIFRKIQYIAKNILKKNLDSNIKIAVIGVSNVGKSNLINLLLEKNISTVSKFSGTTKKMLVNKKKTKEYMLTIIDTPGLIPDGRLSDLLNSDISYKLVPSGEISRKTYRLKEKQVFMFENLAYFEINNIPENKTSAIISAYASREVKFHVTNMEKAKELLKNGFFKFLDEENYNKYFSNEFIKNTYTIEENEDFVFAGLGYIEVKRGPLEITAYYPKGVKTLVRKSISKNSDFEEELDEDDLCW
- a CDS encoding MBL fold metallo-hydrolase, producing MKVAVLGSSSSGNSTFVEVGGVKLLVDVGFSLKKIIEKLESINEKLEDIYAVFITHEHIDHVKSLGPLLRKTNAQVYIHEDSYNVIKSKLGKYDEERIIFLNKREVYIENACIINFDLTHDAEHCLGYSFIENNKKFVYITDAGYVTKAMELQCQNADVIAIESNYDYDLLMSGSYPWDIKSRIKGKFGHLSNQDCLKLLRNSYTEKLKKIFLMHLSEENNMPSLAIHNIKKEYKKIDIEVSDENVTSIFEI
- a CDS encoding uracil-DNA glycosylase family protein codes for the protein MWKELEYRIRTLSVYRNYKGNEEIMLGQGNKESKIMLILPDVEKEALDNGNILDSNNGKVIQNIFKYLGIDTDNIYITSLYKLDKNFIRYDLNSIEELLDVLITEIMYVNPKYIVTVGEEVFNILISDALGKDNKKMNVNINKCVGNIYEYFEKVLIPIYDVSYISKAKKEEKFKIVEVLKLIKENK
- the ychF gene encoding redox-regulated ATPase YchF, which produces MIGIGIVGLPNVGKSTLFNAITKTQNAEAANYPFATIEPNVGIVSVPDKRLNEIAEIINPKRILGASVEFVDIAGLVKGASSGEGLGNQFLSNIRNTKAICQVVRCFEDENIIHVEGSVDPIRDIEIINSELILADIDTVEKAIVKNLKLSRTNKEAKILVDTLEKCKKVLEEYKMLSSFDFTEEELNVIKTYQFLTLKPMMFGLNISEDDLVNGTENEHMKRVREYAESIKAECVSFSAKVESELIEIEDEDERNEFIESLGIKEPSLNRFIRAGFKLLGLISYFTAGEQEVRAWTIEQGTLAPKAASEIHSDIERGFIRAEVVAYDKFIEYKGWSGSKEKGAMRLEGKEYLVKDGDVMFFRFNV